From the Streptomyces nigrescens genome, one window contains:
- a CDS encoding protein kinase domain-containing protein yields MEPLDPSDPPRVGPYTLLGRLGSGGMGSVYLGRSAGGRTVAVKLIRPELGGDPKFRARFRAEVSAARAASGAFTAPVVDADPDAAVPWMATAFVPGISLHRAVAIGGPLPETALRALTAGIAEALVTIHAAGLTHRDLKPANVLLALDGPYVIDFGIARAAEGTALTTTGVVLGTPAYMSPEQGKGEPLSPASDMFSLGATLAFAALGSSPFGTGRVPDVLKRVVEDEPDLSAVPDGLRLMVAACLAKDPTDRPTPRQVVQFIEREAESAVPGGWLPPVLIAAIEEASAVMAPTQPSAPGPTQRMPALPGDSDAAPTPATQLLPVPGAWPSPAAGQTPPPGWPEPAYAPAPDFPDAPPALDAPPAPAPDSAPDPTPRPTRRKLLLGLAGGTVALAGGGTTLALSLWDGRADGKPPAARSLKDPSRSLATRTTATPLWTAPLTEPLTQVTGGDGTVVAVSGKHLWAFDRAGRPTWGPLANLSTQMTAGMGGCPVVVGHGRAFAVGQTKMRGRTGWVLEPAHVLRAVDLATGKVAWTTGGPDTGVATAWVPGMLDDTVYVTGTMSRSNFSSDMKDLRSELEKLRSGQSKGSDLFSQKSFIWAVDQTTGKIRWETTAQSVAPGQNSLKVPSSGTRLLWTSSNPDGSAPKLSGLDVNARGKPQWQQPAPGGGQTSGHDSDIFLVSWHDGPHCSAGGNFLYLSDRLYAVDATNGQKAWQSPDRRIFHAVAAAPDGATVYAAGPDYQGHLFVYAFHAKTGTVRWAGSLPTLRSGVLALQCTDNKLYLWAQAQLWALDPDNGKAHWTYEFSGNTASWTSPVAFWADNHQAYGPTEKGLTAIGADGK; encoded by the coding sequence ATGGAGCCGTTGGACCCCTCGGACCCGCCCCGGGTCGGCCCCTACACACTGCTGGGCCGCCTGGGATCGGGCGGTATGGGATCGGTCTACCTCGGCCGGTCGGCCGGTGGCCGCACCGTCGCGGTGAAACTGATCCGCCCGGAACTGGGCGGCGACCCCAAGTTCCGCGCCCGGTTCCGTGCCGAGGTGTCGGCCGCGCGCGCCGCCTCCGGTGCCTTCACCGCCCCGGTGGTCGACGCGGACCCGGACGCCGCCGTGCCGTGGATGGCGACGGCCTTCGTACCGGGGATCTCCCTGCACCGCGCGGTGGCGATCGGCGGCCCGCTGCCCGAGACGGCGTTACGGGCCCTGACGGCCGGCATCGCCGAGGCGCTGGTGACCATCCACGCCGCGGGGCTGACGCACCGGGACCTGAAACCCGCGAACGTGCTGCTGGCTCTCGACGGGCCGTACGTCATCGACTTCGGCATCGCGCGGGCCGCCGAGGGGACCGCGCTGACCACCACCGGAGTGGTCCTCGGTACACCCGCGTACATGTCTCCCGAGCAGGGAAAAGGGGAACCGCTGTCCCCGGCGAGCGATATGTTCTCGCTGGGGGCGACCCTCGCCTTCGCCGCGCTCGGGTCGAGTCCGTTCGGCACGGGCCGCGTCCCGGACGTCCTGAAACGGGTGGTGGAGGACGAGCCGGATCTGTCCGCGGTGCCGGACGGGCTGCGGCTGATGGTCGCGGCCTGTCTCGCGAAGGACCCCACCGACCGTCCGACGCCGCGGCAGGTCGTCCAATTCATCGAGCGGGAAGCGGAGTCGGCGGTACCGGGAGGCTGGCTGCCGCCGGTCCTGATCGCCGCGATCGAAGAGGCGTCCGCGGTCATGGCGCCTACGCAGCCGTCCGCTCCGGGCCCGACGCAACGCATGCCCGCCCTGCCCGGTGATTCCGACGCCGCACCGACCCCGGCCACACAACTCCTGCCCGTCCCCGGTGCCTGGCCCTCCCCGGCCGCCGGACAGACACCCCCGCCGGGGTGGCCGGAACCCGCGTACGCACCGGCCCCGGACTTCCCGGACGCGCCACCGGCCCTGGACGCACCACCGGCCCCGGCCCCGGACTCAGCCCCAGACCCGACCCCGCGGCCCACCCGCCGCAAGCTCCTGCTCGGCCTGGCCGGCGGCACCGTGGCGCTGGCCGGCGGCGGCACGACGCTCGCCCTGTCGCTGTGGGACGGCCGCGCCGACGGGAAACCGCCGGCCGCCCGCTCCCTCAAGGACCCCTCGCGCTCGCTCGCCACCCGCACCACCGCGACCCCTCTGTGGACGGCGCCCCTCACCGAACCGCTGACCCAGGTGACGGGCGGGGACGGGACGGTCGTCGCCGTCAGCGGCAAGCACCTCTGGGCCTTCGACCGGGCGGGCCGCCCCACGTGGGGGCCGCTGGCCAACCTCTCGACCCAGATGACCGCCGGCATGGGCGGCTGCCCCGTCGTCGTCGGCCACGGCAGGGCGTTCGCCGTGGGACAGACGAAGATGCGCGGCCGCACGGGCTGGGTGCTGGAACCCGCCCACGTACTGCGGGCCGTGGACCTCGCCACCGGCAAGGTCGCCTGGACCACCGGCGGGCCGGACACCGGAGTGGCCACCGCGTGGGTGCCCGGGATGCTCGACGACACGGTCTACGTCACCGGCACGATGTCACGCAGCAACTTCTCCTCCGACATGAAAGACCTGCGCTCCGAACTCGAAAAGCTGCGCTCCGGCCAGTCGAAGGGATCGGACCTCTTCTCCCAGAAGAGCTTCATCTGGGCCGTGGACCAGACGACCGGAAAGATCCGCTGGGAGACCACGGCCCAGAGCGTGGCCCCGGGACAGAACTCCCTGAAAGTCCCGTCGTCCGGTACCCGCCTGCTGTGGACCAGCAGCAACCCCGACGGGAGCGCCCCGAAGCTCTCCGGACTGGACGTCAACGCCCGCGGCAAGCCCCAGTGGCAACAGCCCGCCCCAGGAGGCGGCCAGACCTCCGGCCACGACAGCGACATCTTCCTCGTCTCCTGGCACGACGGCCCGCACTGCTCGGCCGGCGGCAACTTCCTCTACCTGTCCGACCGCCTCTATGCCGTCGACGCCACGAACGGCCAGAAGGCCTGGCAGTCTCCCGACCGCAGGATCTTCCACGCCGTGGCGGCCGCACCCGACGGCGCCACCGTCTACGCCGCCGGCCCCGACTACCAGGGCCACCTCTTCGTCTACGCCTTCCACGCCAAAACCGGCACCGTCCGCTGGGCAGGCTCCCTCCCGACACTCCGCTCCGGAGTCCTCGCCCTCCAGTGCACCGACAACAAGCTCTACCTCTGGGCCCAGGCCCAACTCTGGGCCCTGGACCCCGACAACGGAAAAGCCCACTGGACCTACGAATTCAGCGGCAACACCGCCTCATGGACCTCCCCCGTAGCCTTCTGGGCCGACAACCACCAGGCCTACGGGCCCACCGAGAAGGGGCTGACGGCGATCGGGGCCGACGGGAAGTGA
- a CDS encoding Fpg/Nei family DNA glycosylase, with protein MPELPEVESLARFLADHLAGRAVDRVYPVAVHALKTYDPPVTALEGGACEGVTRYGKFLDCQVGGLHLVLHLARAGWVRWSDKLPAVPPRPGKGPLALRVRLAGADGAGFDVTEAGSQKHLAVYVVRDPREVPGVARLGPDPLSADFTPEAFRALLEGERRQIKGVLRDQSVLAGIGNAYSDEILHAARMSPFKLAAKLSEEEVERLYAVIGATLQEAVERSRGLALKDLKAEKKSGLRVHGRKGEPCPVCGDTIREVSFSDSALQYCPTCQTGGKPLADRRLSRLLK; from the coding sequence ATGCCTGAATTGCCGGAAGTTGAATCGCTCGCACGGTTCCTCGCCGACCACCTGGCCGGCCGGGCCGTCGACCGCGTGTATCCCGTCGCCGTACATGCGCTCAAGACCTATGACCCGCCGGTCACCGCGCTCGAAGGGGGTGCGTGCGAGGGGGTGACGCGGTACGGGAAGTTTCTCGATTGTCAGGTCGGGGGGCTGCATCTGGTGCTGCACCTGGCCAGGGCGGGGTGGGTGCGGTGGAGCGACAAGCTGCCGGCGGTGCCGCCGCGGCCCGGGAAGGGGCCGCTGGCGCTGCGGGTGCGGCTCGCCGGAGCGGACGGGGCGGGGTTCGACGTGACCGAGGCGGGGAGCCAGAAGCACCTCGCGGTGTATGTCGTACGGGATCCGCGGGAGGTGCCCGGTGTGGCGCGGCTGGGGCCCGATCCGCTGTCGGCGGACTTCACCCCGGAGGCCTTCCGTGCGCTGCTGGAGGGGGAGCGCCGCCAGATCAAGGGCGTGCTGCGCGACCAGAGCGTGCTGGCGGGGATCGGGAACGCCTACTCGGACGAGATTCTGCACGCCGCCCGGATGTCGCCGTTCAAACTGGCCGCGAAGCTCTCCGAAGAGGAGGTGGAGCGGCTGTACGCGGTGATCGGGGCGACGCTCCAGGAGGCGGTCGAGCGGTCCCGGGGGCTGGCCCTGAAGGACCTCAAGGCGGAGAAGAAGAGCGGGCTACGGGTGCACGGGCGCAAGGGCGAGCCCTGCCCGGTGTGCGGGGACACGATCCGCGAGGTGTCGTTCAGCGATTCGGCGCTGCAGTACTGCCCCACCTGCCAGACGGGCGGTAAGCCCCTCGCGGACCGGCGGCTGTCCCGGTTGCTGAAGTAG
- a CDS encoding HalD/BesD family halogenase, with product MSTAQTLTLDQVVDTDRYPLPEPDSAGGQAVISRARHELLTLGCTVLPDFIRPALRTALEQECAAIAPQAHYDIETVNVYNIAVDSALPADHPGRRTFQRGNAFVPRDRVPADSLISRLYSEPVFQDFLARCFGLPRLHELADPLSGLVLNVVAPGMEHPWHFDTNEFTVSMLTRQAQDGGVFEYCPNIRSAHDEHFDDVRDVLDGRGERLIRRLPLHPGDLQLFKGRYSLHRVSPVRGETARHSAIFAYSERPGVIGSVARTRQLFGRVLPAHTAAEGRAVRGDRLLD from the coding sequence ATGAGCACTGCGCAAACCCTCACGCTCGACCAGGTGGTCGACACCGACCGGTACCCCCTGCCGGAACCCGACAGTGCCGGGGGACAGGCCGTGATCTCCCGGGCCCGGCACGAACTCCTGACACTCGGCTGCACCGTGCTGCCGGACTTCATCCGCCCGGCGCTGCGCACGGCCCTGGAGCAGGAGTGCGCCGCCATCGCCCCCCAGGCGCACTACGACATCGAGACGGTCAACGTCTACAACATCGCGGTGGACTCGGCGCTGCCCGCCGACCACCCCGGCCGGCGGACCTTCCAGCGGGGCAACGCCTTCGTCCCACGGGACCGCGTCCCCGCCGATTCCCTCATCAGCCGGCTCTACTCCGAGCCGGTCTTCCAGGACTTCCTCGCCCGCTGCTTCGGACTGCCGCGGCTGCACGAGCTGGCGGACCCGCTCTCCGGGCTCGTGCTCAACGTCGTCGCCCCGGGCATGGAGCACCCCTGGCACTTCGACACCAACGAGTTCACCGTCAGCATGCTCACCCGGCAGGCCCAGGACGGCGGGGTCTTCGAGTACTGCCCGAACATCCGGTCCGCGCACGACGAGCACTTCGACGACGTCCGGGACGTCCTCGACGGCCGGGGCGAACGGCTGATCCGGCGCCTCCCGCTGCACCCCGGCGACCTGCAGCTGTTCAAGGGCCGCTACTCGCTCCACCGGGTGAGTCCGGTGCGCGGCGAGACCGCGCGCCACTCCGCGATCTTCGCCTACAGCGAGCGGCCCGGCGTCATCGGGAGCGTGGCACGCACCCGGCAGCTCTTCGGCCGGGTACTGCCCGCACACACCGCCGCCGAGGGCCGGGCCGTCCGCGGCGACCGGCTGCTGGATTAG
- a CDS encoding protein kinase domain-containing protein codes for MKQLGAADPRRIGPYTLFGRLGAGGMGAVYLGRARGRTVAVKVVRPDLARDDAFRDRFQREVEAARLVSGAFTAPVVDADTQAQIPWMATTFVVGVSLEQAVGTRGPLPENVLWALTAGVAEALASVHDAGLIHRDLKPANVLLALDGPRVIDFGIARAVDGTALTSTGAIIGSAPYMSPEQAVGEALTSASDTFSLGSAIAFAARGDSLFGAGAAAGVLFRIVHTEPDLGAVPAGLRDLIAACLAKDPDDRPTPRQVSEFVEREGHPVPSGGWLPDAVAADIIAVRAVMTTLPEPPPTLPFTQVTPGLGAPVPGAPASGPAGPVLAESGGPESGGPGVGRPEPGGPTAGGPNAGGPYAGGPQSPSGRPWLGRRKLLLGLAGGTLAVAGAGTWLGLALSASGEAKGGSGSGPRPSGNDVPEATLAWKMKQSATCPQVISTDGVVVCPSLEKVLALDDEGRTKWTVSGADHGLAFSVQGSLPNVIAAVDDGHLYVAGMAMKSMEMRSAVLAIDLAKGKAAWTATLDRPHTQGVLRFCGVLDGTAYLIGFGDGKDHGPSPAGYHVWALDLASRKTSWFHGEDAGLIFSALPQRGDGALFASTTRLRALDAKGEVAWSKKVEPHTVDAAGRHFVLVDGGGRMSALDAATGKSVWEVPDAVPMSLRGDGIATDKDGSVLYALWQDKDHGFSLGALDSGTGRTRWKVPVPADSKDSRSFGARLLCADGNLYRMGADSVVWAFDPSNGKPRWKYTGMKGTDPSKLAWTAGDGRLCLSDPTATTVAALHANGA; via the coding sequence ATGAAGCAGCTCGGTGCCGCGGACCCGCGGCGGATCGGGCCCTACACGCTCTTCGGCCGCTTGGGTGCCGGAGGGATGGGCGCGGTGTACCTCGGCCGGGCCCGGGGCCGCACGGTCGCGGTGAAGGTGGTGCGGCCGGATCTGGCGCGGGACGACGCGTTCCGGGACCGGTTCCAGCGCGAGGTCGAGGCGGCGCGGCTGGTCTCCGGAGCCTTCACGGCCCCGGTCGTGGACGCCGATACGCAGGCTCAGATCCCGTGGATGGCGACCACCTTCGTCGTCGGCGTGTCGCTGGAGCAGGCGGTGGGCACACGGGGCCCCTTACCCGAGAACGTGCTGTGGGCGTTGACGGCCGGGGTGGCGGAGGCGCTGGCCAGCGTGCACGACGCCGGGCTGATCCACCGGGATCTGAAACCGGCGAACGTCCTGCTGGCGCTGGACGGGCCGCGCGTCATCGACTTCGGGATCGCACGGGCCGTCGACGGCACGGCGCTGACGTCCACCGGCGCGATCATCGGCTCGGCGCCGTACATGTCGCCGGAGCAGGCGGTGGGGGAGGCGCTCACCTCGGCCAGCGACACCTTCTCGCTGGGCTCGGCGATCGCCTTCGCCGCACGCGGCGACAGCCTGTTCGGCGCGGGTGCGGCAGCGGGGGTGCTGTTCCGTATCGTGCACACCGAACCGGACCTCGGCGCGGTCCCGGCGGGGCTCCGGGACCTGATCGCGGCCTGTCTGGCCAAGGACCCCGACGACCGGCCGACCCCGCGCCAGGTGTCCGAGTTCGTCGAGCGGGAGGGCCACCCCGTCCCGTCGGGCGGCTGGCTCCCGGACGCGGTCGCCGCCGACATCATCGCCGTGCGGGCCGTCATGACGACCCTGCCCGAACCCCCGCCGACGCTGCCGTTCACCCAGGTGACCCCGGGCCTCGGTGCTCCGGTCCCCGGCGCTCCGGCTTCCGGGCCGGCGGGGCCCGTCCTGGCGGAGTCGGGCGGTCCGGAGTCGGGCGGTCCGGGTGTGGGCCGTCCGGAGCCTGGCGGTCCGACTGCAGGTGGTCCGAATGCAGGCGGCCCGTATGCGGGCGGCCCGCAGTCCCCGTCCGGCCGCCCCTGGTTGGGGCGCAGAAAGCTGCTCCTCGGGCTGGCCGGGGGAACGCTCGCGGTGGCCGGGGCGGGCACCTGGCTCGGGCTGGCCCTGAGCGCTTCCGGGGAGGCCAAGGGCGGGTCGGGCAGCGGCCCCCGCCCCTCTGGCAACGATGTCCCCGAGGCGACCCTGGCCTGGAAGATGAAGCAGTCCGCGACCTGCCCGCAGGTGATCTCGACCGACGGCGTGGTGGTGTGCCCCTCCCTGGAGAAGGTCCTGGCGCTCGACGACGAGGGCCGTACGAAGTGGACCGTGAGCGGCGCCGACCACGGCCTCGCCTTCTCGGTCCAGGGCTCGCTGCCGAACGTCATCGCCGCGGTGGACGACGGCCACCTGTACGTGGCCGGGATGGCGATGAAGTCGATGGAGATGCGCAGCGCCGTACTCGCCATCGACCTGGCCAAGGGCAAGGCCGCCTGGACGGCGACGCTGGACCGGCCCCACACCCAGGGAGTGCTCCGCTTCTGCGGCGTCCTGGACGGCACGGCGTATCTGATCGGCTTCGGTGACGGGAAGGACCACGGTCCGTCTCCCGCGGGCTACCACGTCTGGGCGCTGGACCTCGCGTCCCGGAAGACCTCCTGGTTCCACGGCGAGGACGCGGGCCTCATCTTCTCGGCCCTGCCGCAGCGCGGTGACGGCGCCCTGTTCGCGAGCACCACCCGGCTGCGGGCGCTCGACGCCAAGGGCGAGGTCGCCTGGTCGAAGAAGGTGGAGCCGCACACCGTCGACGCCGCCGGGCGGCACTTCGTCCTCGTCGACGGCGGCGGCCGGATGTCGGCGCTGGACGCGGCGACCGGAAAGAGCGTGTGGGAGGTTCCGGACGCCGTCCCGATGTCCCTCCGGGGCGACGGCATCGCCACCGACAAGGACGGAAGCGTCCTCTACGCCCTCTGGCAGGACAAGGACCACGGCTTCTCACTGGGCGCCCTGGACAGCGGGACCGGCCGGACGCGGTGGAAGGTGCCGGTCCCCGCCGACTCCAAGGACTCCCGGTCCTTCGGTGCCCGCCTCCTGTGCGCCGACGGAAACCTGTACCGGATGGGTGCGGACTCCGTCGTGTGGGCATTTGACCCGTCGAACGGCAAACCCCGCTGGAAGTACACCGGCATGAAGGGAACCGATCCCTCGAAACTGGCGTGGACAGCCGGTGACGGCCGCCTCTGCCTCTCGGACCCGACGGCCACGACAGTCGCCGCACTGCATGCGAACGGAGCCTGA
- a CDS encoding choline/carnitine O-acyltransferase, which produces MTTFAQEDSLPRVPLPTLEASCERFLDWCAPLLTADERAATEAEVAAFLRPGGPGRVLQSALEEYDATEGVHSWLDTFWPYRYLGRRDRIALNANFFFLFQDPAPGQPQSQVERAAGLIAGAVDYKRQLDQELIPPVVQRGVPQSMVQNKYLFSATRIPGAQQDTVRSPYTDAWPGPSGARHIVVFHRGTMFRMEVLGADGVPHSLDDLEAGLRAVQKAGAEPAAAGTSVGHLTTMARAQWADARESLRAHHPRNADALDDIETALFCVCLEDSAPADTQEACDQLLYGDRGNRWFDKAVSLIVFADGRAGINVEHCELDGTTILSFTDALLSTPAEEHSHRSGARSQGLPALEPVVFELDDALRAQVRSAADAFVEYGAATATRTVAFDDFGSSTAKALGASPDAFVQLAYQLAHQRAKGHLGATYESIATRQWRRGRTEAMRVVTPEIQAFVAAMEDPAASADARRAAFRAAAGKHVARAKECQAGEAPEQHLWELELIQRRRGAELGVTEQPALYRTPGWLTMRDDYLSTSSAPSAHIQYFGFGSTSSRCIGVAYVLLPDSFHVYLSTPQAVAGPMQVFADRLREAVAELRELLASDGSEG; this is translated from the coding sequence ATGACAACCTTCGCCCAGGAGGACAGCCTCCCGCGGGTGCCGCTGCCCACGCTGGAAGCGAGCTGCGAGAGGTTCCTCGACTGGTGCGCGCCGCTGCTGACCGCCGACGAGCGGGCGGCGACCGAGGCGGAGGTGGCCGCCTTCCTCCGTCCCGGCGGCCCCGGCCGGGTGCTGCAGTCGGCGCTGGAGGAGTACGACGCCACGGAGGGCGTCCACAGCTGGCTCGACACCTTCTGGCCGTACCGCTACCTGGGCCGCCGGGACCGGATCGCGCTCAACGCCAACTTCTTCTTCCTGTTCCAGGACCCCGCCCCCGGACAGCCGCAGTCACAGGTCGAGCGGGCGGCCGGGCTCATCGCCGGCGCCGTCGACTACAAGCGCCAGCTGGATCAGGAGCTCATCCCGCCGGTGGTGCAGCGGGGCGTGCCCCAGTCGATGGTGCAGAACAAGTACCTGTTCTCCGCCACCCGCATTCCCGGCGCGCAGCAGGACACCGTCCGCAGCCCCTACACCGACGCCTGGCCGGGCCCGTCCGGGGCCCGTCACATCGTGGTGTTCCACCGCGGCACCATGTTCCGGATGGAGGTGCTCGGCGCGGACGGCGTCCCGCACAGCCTCGACGACCTCGAAGCGGGACTGCGCGCCGTGCAGAAGGCCGGCGCCGAACCGGCCGCGGCCGGCACCTCGGTCGGCCACCTCACCACCATGGCGCGCGCGCAGTGGGCCGACGCCCGGGAGTCCCTGCGCGCCCACCACCCCCGTAACGCGGACGCCCTGGACGACATCGAGACCGCCCTGTTCTGCGTCTGCCTGGAGGACTCCGCCCCCGCCGACACGCAGGAGGCCTGCGACCAGCTGCTGTACGGCGACCGCGGCAACCGCTGGTTCGACAAGGCCGTGTCCCTGATCGTGTTCGCCGACGGCCGGGCGGGCATCAACGTGGAGCACTGCGAGCTGGACGGGACCACCATCCTCAGCTTCACCGACGCCCTGCTCAGCACCCCGGCCGAGGAACACTCCCACCGGTCCGGGGCCCGTTCCCAGGGGCTCCCGGCCCTGGAGCCGGTCGTCTTCGAGCTGGACGACGCCCTCCGGGCACAGGTGCGCTCCGCCGCCGACGCCTTCGTGGAGTACGGGGCGGCCACCGCCACCCGGACCGTCGCCTTCGACGACTTCGGCAGCAGCACCGCCAAGGCGCTGGGCGCCTCACCGGACGCGTTCGTCCAGCTCGCCTACCAGCTGGCCCATCAGCGCGCCAAGGGGCACCTCGGCGCCACCTACGAGTCGATCGCCACCCGCCAGTGGCGGCGCGGCCGGACCGAGGCGATGCGCGTCGTCACCCCGGAGATCCAGGCGTTCGTGGCCGCGATGGAGGACCCGGCGGCCTCGGCGGACGCCCGCCGTGCCGCGTTCCGGGCCGCCGCCGGCAAGCATGTGGCGCGCGCCAAGGAGTGCCAGGCCGGCGAGGCACCCGAGCAGCACCTGTGGGAGCTGGAGCTGATCCAGCGGCGCCGCGGGGCGGAGCTCGGCGTGACCGAGCAGCCCGCCCTCTACCGGACACCGGGCTGGCTGACGATGCGGGACGACTACCTGAGCACCAGCTCCGCCCCGTCCGCGCACATCCAGTACTTCGGCTTCGGCTCCACCAGCAGCCGCTGTATCGGCGTCGCCTATGTCCTGCTGCCCGACAGCTTCCACGTCTATCTGAGCACCCCGCAGGCGGTGGCCGGCCCGATGCAGGTCTTCGCCGACCGGCTCCGTGAGGCGGTGGCAGAACTGCGGGAGCTGCTGGCGTCCGACGGCTCCGAGGGCTGA